A portion of the Bubalus kerabau isolate K-KA32 ecotype Philippines breed swamp buffalo chromosome 1, PCC_UOA_SB_1v2, whole genome shotgun sequence genome contains these proteins:
- the EGR2 gene encoding E3 SUMO-protein ligase EGR2, whose translation MMTAKAVDKIPVTLSGFVHQLSDNIYPVEDLAPTSVTIFPNAELGGPFDQMNGVAGDGMINIDMTGEKRSLDLPYPSSFAPGSAPRNQTFTYMGKFSIDPQYPGAGCYPEGIINIVSAGILQGVTSPASTTASSSITSASPNPLATGPLGVCTMSQTQPDLDHLYTPPPPPPYAGCGGDLYQDPSAFLSAATTSTSSSLAYPPPPSYPSPKPATDPSLFPMIPDYPGFFPSQCQRDLHGTAGPDRKPFPCPLDSLRVPPPLTPLSTIRNFTLGGPSAGATGPGAGGGSEGPRLPSTGSAAAAAAAYNPHHLPLRPILRPRKYPNRPSKTPVHERPYPCPAEGCDRRFSRSDELTRHIRIHTGHKPFQCRICMRNFSRSDHLTTHIRTHTGEKPFACDYCGRKFARSDERKRHTKIHLRQKERKSSAPSSAVPAASSASCSGGAQAGGTLCSSNSSTIGGGSLGPCSSRTRTP comes from the exons ATGATGACCGCCAAGGCCGTAGACAAAATCCCAGTAACTCTCAGTGGTTTTGTGCACCAGCTGTCTGACAACATCTACCCGGTGGAGGACCTCGCCCCCACGTCGGTGACCATTTTCCCCAATGCCGAACTGGGAGGCCCCTTTGACCAGATGAACGGAGTGGCCGGAG ATGGCATGATCAACATTGACATGACTGGAGAGAAGAGGTCCTTGGATCTTCCATATCCCAGCAGCTTTGCTCCGGGCTCAGCACCCCGAAACCAGACCTTCACTTACATGGGCAAGTTCTCCATTGACCCCCAATACCCTGGTGCCGGCTGCTACCCAGAAGGTATCATCAACATTGTGAGTGCAGGCATCCTGCAGGGGGTCACCTCCCCAGCTTCCACCACAGCCTCCTCCAGCATCACCTCTGCCTCTCCCAACCCACTGGCCACTGGACCCTTGGGTGTGTGCACCATGTCCCAGACCCAGCCTGACCTGGACCACCTCTACActccgccgccgcctcctccttaTGCGGGCTGTGGAGGAGACCTATACCAGGACCCCTCTGCGTTCCTATCAGCAgccaccacctccacctcctcctctctgGCCTACCCACCACCTCCTTCCTATCCGTCCCCCAAGCCAGCCACGGACCCAAGTCTCTTCCCCATGATCCCAGACTATCCTGGATTTTTCCCCTCACAGTGCCAGAGAGATCTACACGGTACAGCTGGCCCAGACCGCAAGCCCTTTCCCTGCCCCCTGGACTCCCTGCGAGTCCCCCCTCCACTCACTCCGCTCTCCACCATCCGCAACTTTACCCTGGGAGGGCCCAGTGCTGGGGCCACAGGGCCAGGGGCAGGCGGAGGCAGCGAGGGACCCCGGCTACCTAGCACTGGCTCGGCAGCGGCTGCCGCGGCCGCCTACAACCCACACCATCTGCCACTGCGGCCCATTCTGAGGCCTCGAAAGTACCCCAACAGGCCGAGCAAGACCCCAGTGCACGAGAGGCCCTACCCGTGCCCAGCAGAAGGCTGTGACCGGCGCTTCTCCCGCTCGGATGAGCTGACCAGGCACATCCGAATCCACACGGGGCACAAGCCCTTCCAGTGTCGGATCTGTATGCGCAACTTCAGCCGCAGCGACCACCTCACTACCCACATCCGCACCCACACTGGCGAGAAGCCCTTTGCCTGTGATTACTGTGGCCGCAAGTTTGCCCGCAGTGATGAGAGGAAGCGCCACACCAAGATCCACCTGAGACAGAAGGAGCGGAAGAGCAGCGCCCCGTCCTCGGCGGTGCCGGCCGCCTCCAGCGCCTCTTGCAGCGGGGGCGCGCAGGCTGGGGGGACCCTgtgcagcagcaacagcagcaccaTTGGTGGAGGGTCCCTCGGCCCTTGTTCGTCTCGGACCCGGACGCCCTGA
- the ADO gene encoding 2-aminoethanethiol dioxygenase translates to MPRDNMASLIQRIARQACLTFRGSGGGRSSSDRGEAPGPEAPIPQGFPENLSKLKSLLTQVRAEDLNISPRKATVQPLRPNLPPVTYMHICETDGFSLGVFLLKSGTSIPLHDHPGMHGILKVLYGTVRISCMDKLEVGSGQRPRAPPPEQQFEPPLQPRERDAVQPGVLRSRAEYTEASGPCFLTPHRDNLHQIDAVDGPAAFLDILAPPYDPDDGRDCHYYRVLEPVRAKEASSSACDLPREVWLLETPQADDFWCEGEPYPGPKVFP, encoded by the coding sequence ATGCCCCGAGACAACATGGCCTCCCTGATCCAACGGATCGCCCGCCAGGCGTGCCTCACCTTCCGGGGCAGCGGGGGCGGCCGCAGCTCTTCCGACCGCGGCGAGGCGCCAGGCCCGGAGGCGCCGATACCGCAGGGCTTCCCGGAGAACCTGAGCAAGCTGAAGAGCCTGCTGACCCAGGTCCGCGCGGAGGACCTGAACATCTCCCCGCGTAAGGCCACGGTGCAGCCGCTGCGGCCCAACCTGCCGCCCGTCACCTATATGCACATCTGCGAGACCGACGGATTCAGCCTCGGCGTGTTCCTGCTCAAGAGCGGCACCTCCATCCCGCTGCACGACCACCCGGGCATGCACGGCATCCTCAAGGTGCTCTACGGGACCGTGCGCATCAGCTGCATGGACAAGCTGGAGGTGGGCAGCGGGCAGCGGCCGCGGGCCCCGCCACCAGAGCAGCAGTTCGAGCCGCCTCTGCAGCCTCGGGAGCGGGACGCGGTACAGCCGGGCGTGCTGCGCTCACGGGCAGAGTACACGGAGGCCAGCGGCCCGTGCTTCCTCACGCCGCACCGGGACAACCTGCACCAGATCGACGCTGTGGACGGGCCCGCCGCCTTTCTGGACATCCTGGCCCCGCCCTACGACCCCGACGACGGCCGGGACTGCCACTATTACCGAGTGCTGGAGCCTGTCAGGGCCAAGGAGGCCTCCAGCTCGGCCTGTGACTTGCCCCGAGAAGTGTGGCTCCTGGAGACCCCGCAGGCCGATGACTTCTGGTGCGAGGGGGAGCCTTATCCAGGTCCCAAGGTCTTCCCTTGA